From the genome of Solanum stenotomum isolate F172 chromosome 5, ASM1918654v1, whole genome shotgun sequence:
GAAATGcggaaagtgtgcaagaagttgttgaggcctactatcttgttgaagtctgagtaatctaGAGGCCTGCATCATGCTGTGAGGTTAAATGAAGCGCTGCTTGGAAGACAAtccaagatgtaaaatctagccaacaataggttCTTGTTTTCCATGTAGTAGTTTTCGTTGTTTATTTGCCTCTTTGTACTcatttagataggtgttttatttttgttttagctTTGGCTAGATATAAATAGGGTccatgtctaaaaagtgtccagaaaatgtaaaaagaaaggcctaatggttgctacatgtgtaGGAGCGCAAGGCAAAATTTGTAGAAAAAGGTATGGTGTAGAGGTCTATggataccattgacggtccatgGTAAGGATTCTGAACTTTCTAACTCTGAATGTGATCTACGGTTCtcatctacggatcgtagatcgacCCACGGACTGTAGATGTGGTCTTGTGGGTCCAAACCCTAGCCTGCCTAACCCGACGCAGGcttcatttaaaataaatgccCTCTTGTTCAAATCACTTCCCACTTCACCATTTTCCCTCCTAACCGTTTCTAAACACCCTCAATCACTAAAATCCCTCCATTTTACCATAACTTTTCCATAAGTCACTCCGCATTCTTCCCCCATATTCCCAATCACTTTTTCTCTTCCAAACCCACTCATTCCCAATTTCTCCCAGAGGTACGGTGTCCGGGTTCAGTGCAAAAAGGCAAGTTAGTAGTAGTGCAAGCGTAGAGTAGTCACACTATCACCCCATTTCCTTTACTTACAAGGTAATCGActttcccttcactttgaattcTGATTCACTGTTAATTATAGAAAGTTAGgaattgggtcttgaccttgggttgaTATTTGATTGCATTCTAAaatagacttagaatcacccttGGGATGATAGATCATGATTGTGTGTTGttaaaatgtataaaatcaGTGAAATAAGAGTCTAAATGCGAGTTTTAACCTAGGGTTCCTAGTTTTGTATGCAATATCTGTTGAAAATGGAATAATGGGAACCATTAGAATGGCGAACTAGCataatttatgttgaaatgcatgattagactAGGATATTGTTGAATTTGGTAAAAGTGGGATTCAAATTAAAGCATGTTTGATACCTGACACAAACTCAAACCACAAGACCCCGTTTACGGACCGTACATTAGGTCCGTGGATGGGGGCACATAGAAATAccactaagtgtggaaccacataGGTGGACTATAGTCCGTAGATTATCTACGGACCATTCTACACATCCGTGGTTCCCATGAGAGCCTAACCTTTTGGGACCTATGATTTACGTAGGGGATCCATGGAGCATAAGTCAACCTACAGACCATAGATGCCCACCGTATGTGGCCACTGAAGCCACTGtctgaaaaaaaattgtgtttcatttttgttcgtcattagttctatatttttctcgAGTGTGTTTTGGGTTTATTTTGGTACTAACAATTCCTCCACAAGTACAATGTCCCCCAAGAAAGTGCTAGCCACTAAGGGTAGGTCCAAATCAATGGCACCTTCCCGAAAATTGATTTACAACGATCCAGAGGTGGAGAAAGACCTTGAATATGTCCCCACCACGGGGAGGACACCACCCTCAGCATCCCGGGCTACTCAAAATCAGTCCAAGAAGGTGCTCCCCGATGTAGTCACTGCCTCCTAGTCTGATGAGGAGGGGACACTGATCGGGTCCCCGGCTAGGTCAACTTCTAGTTCTGAGTCAAATTCTGCTACAGGGTCTGCCTCGCGATCCGCCATCGGCTCATGTTCACAGGGCCAAACTAGCCCGTTTGATAAGGCCACTACTTCAGGAGAAGTCGTGGTTCCACGAAACTATGACGCTGATTCGGTGGCTGAAGAGCCAATTATATGGTGTATTGAGGGGCAATGGCAACTCTATTGGGATGCTAAAATGCGgaatgagaaagagaagatGGCCCGGCTTATTACTGAATAGTGCAGAGTCCTCATGGGGAGCTTACACACTATTCTCGACACCCACCAACTTTTTCAGCTTCACAAGTGTAATTGGATGGCTGGATACCCTGAGACTTATAGagaggagattgtgcgggaatTCTATgcctcctatgctgccactctctgAGGTTCGATCGACAAGAGGTCCAAGCTCATAGCCCAGGACCCTCTCATTTCTACTATGGTCCGAGGTTTTCCGGTGGACATATTACATACCACCATAAGCCGATTTCTCTACGACCCTAGCCCTGACCATACTTGGGTACTCAACACAACCGAATTGACTACAGATGGGCTATTGTGAGGAGTGGAGCCTTCACGTGTAATGCCAAACAGAGGGAGGTTGTCTTACTTTGGCTAGCCAGGTACATTGTTGTGGATGGAGAGCGTGTGTAGTGGGACGCCACACCACGTTTAGGTATTTGGAAGGCCACACTGAATTTCGTGGCCAAGTTCTTTTGGTTATTGGTACGAAACAGAGTGTCACCGACTAAGGCTGACAACGCACTTATATGGGATAAAGTGGTTATAGTTGCGGCGTTGGTAGCGGGGCTCGAGATAAACTTTACCCGCATGTTATTGAGAGAGATTCATGAGAGGGCTTTCAAGACCTCTAACACTTAGCCATTTCCTTGTCTCATATTTCAGCTATGTAGGGACTCTTGAGTGCCAAACTGGCATTATGACAAGTTGATTCAGGCATCGAGGACCTTGGATATAGGCCTGAGTCGAGATGAGGTCAATGTAGCTGCCCCATGACGTGGTCCACAGATTGCGGTGTCTCCATTTATTGCAGACTTAGTAGATGATGTGGAGGAGATGCAAGGCGATGATCTTGCCCCTTCAGCCCACAATGATAATGTCACACCCAAAATCCCATTAAGGCGAACCGGCACCCGTTGCCGAAAAGGCTCGAGAGAACCAACCTGTAATCATGCTCTATCTATGAAAATTTAAAGGTGTTGCCATAGTGGATAACATGTTTTCATGAAAGTAGATAGTATTAACAAGACAAAAGAAAGTGCACATGACTTGGCCGTTAGGACCATGATGTCTAAGACATGAGGCACAACCACACTTCACAATAcatagtctacaaagcctctaaatgatAAAACATTATGGGGTTAAGGTCGGGATAGGCCCCACATTACACTTAGCTActatacaataccaaaatacaTGTTATAGACTCAAaaagccccgaatcaacctggagctcaccgaTAGCCGTTGGATTTCCCGTTCTCTTACTGGAGAGATCTACTAGCTCCTATACCTGCAGCATGAATTAAAGGTCCACTGAGAGAGACGTCAATATGGgagaatgtactaagtatgtaACGCATAAAGTATTGTATGTGAAATAAGAACTCGAATGAAATCATATACTAATGTAAGGATACAAGACCACCTTTTCTCATATTatgttacatttttttctttactttatcatTCTTTACTTTACACTTTGTGCACAACATATAatacaaatgaccagctgatcagtggttGACATATAAATCGGGATcaacccatgctaggctttcctTTAATCCCTGGGATACCACCCATGGTGGGATACCACCCATCAATAAGCAGATTCATTTAATATCTTTCCATTAACAATTGAGATGATTCTTTTGGTGGTCATAGCATTTTGAGTTGTGGGACTATGTAGTCATCAAGTGACGTGTGATAATCATATAATGCAGGAACAACAACGTAGAGAGTAGTTACACAATTAATGAAATGCATAGGAGCTGAAATAATATATCGACCTTATTTAGTTAAAAGGAGAACTCATACAGGGTATTTAATGTATATGTACAGATTTGACAATGAACATGTATTGGAACGTGCAGACATGTTAAAGAGTGAGAACAAGGTCATAAGTCATTTTGGAGCTGGTAGGCTGCCTATATGTGTCTAGGACGAGTCTAGATTTCATGTCAATTAGTAGGAAATCGAAAAGTCTTCCATAACTTGTTGTACCACCTTGTAGTTACCTTGAAGTATCTTCCATTCTTTTGAAATACTTATCTACAATATAGTAGGTGATAAACTAGTATTAGTAGTTACTAAACATGCTTAGGCAGTCCAATCTCAGTCAACAAAAATGCTCGGGCAGCAAACCCGTAATTACCAAACTAAGGGTGTTCTTTCAATCCCCGCATTCTTTTATTGCATTTGTACACTACACAACTATATTTAAATATCAATAATTTACACCATTTTCAGACATCAACCAAGCGGTCCCCAATATGTTTACACATCAACCTATCCCAAAACAGTGCTAACAATCCAACATACAATAGAGGTCGTGAAACCATAGTTTCCCATCATCATCCCACGAGTTCCTATCAATAGTATACTTAAAATATCATACTTATACTCGTGTTTAAGGAAGACAAAGATAGGGAAGTCACTTTACCTTAATTCTTATAACTCACtttcttttaactttaactCTTCAATAACTTGAGCTTCCCTTGCAAGGGCTTGGGTTTATCGAAGAATCCTAGGAAACTTGTGGCTGCTGCTATGCTTTAAAAGAGAGAGGAGAAGCTTAGagagaaatttgatttttttatctattcttaAAAGTGAGGAAATGGCCAGCAACTTGGGGATTATAAAGGTCTTATTTTCCCCCAGCTCTTAAGTTTTAATATCAGCCACTAATTTATCAAAGTGGTCCAAGTAGGTGTTGCATCTACTTggaattatatatacacaaaatgggCCCTTTATGTACTCATCTTGGGGTTTAATGTTTCCCCTTTCTAATATTAAGCCATGGGCCAgaattatacccttaatttggGACTTAATCTTTATTGGGCTCAAGTAGTTGGACTTGGACAGATTGGTGTGAGGCCTCATCTccattcccttttcctttttatttaatttgggcCTCAGGTGAGCCCACTAATACTTGAACTAATCTTCCCCATCTACCTAGCCTATTTGAGCTAAGCAAGTAGGTGACACCTGCTAGCTTTATAACGTCCAACAAGCACCTCAATTCTTTTATTCGTTTTCCGAGCGTAATCTCCTTagtttaactcaaaacttatatacacttgaTCACCTTAACTTTTAGGCTTACATATAGCCCTTCGATCCATAATTTAAATACTCCTAAAATTTAACGTTCACTCGATCGTGCAATATTGCAGTGTATGGGAGTTACCCTTATAGCTTCTTTATTGTCACCATTCATCTAGGAAATCAAGTTCATTACTTATACCGCCAAGCTAAATCAAGTTCCATATGTGTAGAACTTGTACAAGTaaaatacggggtgttacatcctccccccttaggaacattcgtccttgaatgctAGCATAATCATATAGCTTAAATAACTTCAAACCTTAGTTTAAATCAGTTGTAAACCACATAATAAATACCCTTTCATGCGTACCTATTAATTCCCCCATTCTGCACCTTGGACTTCCCCTTTAGGTTCAAATAAATAAGGGTACTTGGATTTCATCACTTCCTCAACTTCCCTCATTACTTCTTCTACTTGTTGGTTTCTCCAAAGCAGCTTTACTGAAGCCATTTTTTTATTCCTTAGCGTTTTAACCTGACGATCCAGAATAGCAATAGGTACTTCTTCATAGGTGAGATCCCCTGTAACTTGTACATCTTCAATAGGAGTGATATATGATGGGTCACCTACGCACTTCCGAAGCATTGAGACATGAAACACCGAAAGAACTGCTGAAAGCTCCtgaggtagctctaactcatatgcAACTTGGCCAACTCTTCGAATAATCTCATATGACCCTATGTAGCGTGGACTCAACTTTCCCTatttaccaaatctcataaccccTTTCATTGGCGATACTTTCAATAACACCCAATCTCCTATATAAAACTCTAAtcctcttcttctaacatctaCATATGATTTGTGTCGGCTTTGAGCTGTTGCTAGCCATTGTTGTATCACCTTAACTTTTTCCACATCTTGAAGAACAAGGTCTAGTCTAAATAAAGTAGTTTCGCCTACTTCAACCAACCAATTGGTGATCTGTACTTCCTTCCATATAAAGCTTCATAAGGTGCCATTTTGATACTATAATGCTAACTATTACTATAGGCAAATTCAATAAgtggcaaatgatcatcccagcTACCTTTGAAGTCTAAGACACAAGCTCGAAGCATATTCTCAAGTGTTTGGATTGTGCGttctgcttgaccatccgtttgagggtggaaggctgTACTTAAATTCACTTGTGTTCCCAAACTCTTTTGTAATGATTTCCAAAACTTTGTAGTTAATTGAGCTCCTCGATCAGATATAATAGAGATTGGAACCCTGTGTAGCCGAactgtctctttaatatataaccttgcataCTCTTTAGCTGTATAATCAGTCTTAATTGGCAAGAAATGTGCTGACTTGGTGAGTCTATCAACTATTACCCATATGGAGTCAAACTTATGAAATGAGCAAGGCAAACCAGTGACAAAATCTATGTTGATCATGTCCCACTTCCAAGTTGGAAGCTCCATACACTGCATATAACCTCCCGacttttggtgctctactttgaCTCGCTGGCAGTTTGGACATTGAgccacaaattctgcaatgtccttcttcatgtcCCTCCACCAATACACTCATTTCAAGTCATGGTACATTTTAGTTGATCCCGGATGGATGGAATATCCTGAATGATGTGTTTTTGTCATTACCCTCCTTCCTAGCCTATTAACATTAGGTACACATAATCTGTTTTGACAACAAAGTACTCCATCTTTTGTAGGCTCAAATCCCTTTGTCGTACCTTGATTTACCGTCTCCTTGAGTCATTGTAGAGTAAGATCTTTGAACTGCTTCTCTTTCACCTCAATTACTAATGAAGATTCTACCGCATTATGTACTACAATTCCTTCTTTTGGGGTTTCAAGAAGACGAACTCCCAAACTAGCTAGTTGACGTAGATCCTTCACCATCCCTTCTTTTTCCATGGTCTGCTCATTAATACTTGATATTGTCTTGCGACTGAGAGCATCGGCTACTACGTTTTCTTTCCCTGGATGGTATAGTATATCAACATCATAATCTTTTATTAACTCTAACCATCTTCACTGCCTCAAATTGAGATCCTTCTACTTGAAGATGTATTGCAAACTTTTATGGTCTGTATATATGTCAACGTGAACCCCATATAAATAGTGAAGCCATATCTTTAAAGCAAATACAACCGCTGCTAGTTCAAGATCATGTGTTGGGTAGTTTCTCTCATGTGGCCGCAgttgtctagaggcataagctattACTTTACCATGCTGCATGAGTACACATCCTAAACCAACCcctgaagcatcacaatatactgTATACCCTTTTGTGCCTTCCAGAAGTACTAATACAGGTGCAGAAGTTAGCCTATTTTTCAACTCTTGTAAGCTTCTTTCACATGCATCATTCCACTGAAACTTAGCTGCGTTGTGTGTTAGCTTAGTTAAAGGTGCggaaatagaagaaaatccttcaacgaaccttctataataacctgcCAACCCTAGGAAGCTACGAACCTCTGTGGGTGTTGTTGGTCTTGACCAATCTTTCACGGCCTCTATCTTTTGTGAATCAACCCTTATTCCTTTATCAGATACAATATGACCCAAGAACGCTACTgatcttaaccaaaattcacatttggagaacttggcatacaactgcCAATCACGAAGAACTTGTAATACCTGTCGTAAGTAATTTGCATGGTCCTCTTCTGATCTTGAATACACCAAGATATCATCTATAAATACTATCACAAATACATCCAATAATGGCTTGaataccctattcatcaaatccataaaaattGCCGGTGCATTTGTTAGCCCAAATGACATAACGAGAAATTTGAAATGACCATACCATGTTCGAAAAGCTATCTTGGGTATATACTTCTCCTTCACCCTCACTTGGTGATAACCTGTTCTCTagtcaatttttgaaatatacttggcaccttgtaactgaacaaatcatcaattttgAGTAGgggtatttattcttaattgtcactctattcaattgtcggtagtcaatacacattctcaaCGTTCCGTCCTTCTTACGTACAAATAACACTGATGCACCCCATGGGGATACACTAGGCCTTATAAACCATTTTTCTAACAAGTTCTTTAATTGTTCCTTTAATTCACGTAATTCTGCCGGGGCCATTCTATacggaggaatagagataggttgagtGCCTGGAATTAAATCGATACCAAACTCTACTTCTCGTTCTGGGGGTAAACCTGGAAGCTCTTTAGAAAACAGATCAATAAATTCATTAACTACCAGAACAAATTGAAGAGTCGGTGGTTCTGCCTCCACATCTCTTACTCTAACTACATGACATATATATCCTTTTGACATCATCTTCCTCTCcttcaaataagaaataaacttACCCCTTGGCGCTGCAACATTGCCTTCCCATTCAAGGACTGCCTCATTTGGAAAGTGAAAGTGCACTCTCTTAGTTCGGCAATCCACCGTGGCATAACAAGAAGCCAACCAATGCATACCCATTATAACATCAAATTCAATCATTCTAGTTCAATTAGGTCAGCCAATGTATCACTATCACAAACAGTTACTATGCAGTTACGATAGACCCTTCTTGCTATAATAGACTCACTGGTTGAGGTAGACACTTCAAATggtttattcaataattttggtgTTCTTTTAAGCTTCCCAGCAACTAGTGGAGTGATATACAATAGTGTGGTCCAAGATCAATTAACGCATATACATTATGTGAAAAGATGAACAATGTACCTGTTACTATGTCAGGTAAAGCTTCCAAGTTCTGTCGACTCCCTTGAGCATATGTGCGATTTTGGAATATGCTAGAACTAGTTGCTCCTCTAACACCTCTACCACGACCTGTAGGAACATGTTGACCTCTACCTAAATGAGGCACCGATGATGACGATGCAACAGCTGATCCAGTAGGTTGTGCTATATCACCCATGCGTCTTTTAAGGCAATCTCTCATTAGGTGCCCTGGCATACCACACCAGTAACAGGCATCTGTTCCAATACAACATATACTTAAATGACTCTTCCCACATTGTTTACAAGGCTGTCTAGGTGGCATTGATTAGCTTGTACTGCCCTGCTCTGGATATCCCAATGTCCGTGAACCTTGGCTCTCACTCTTTTACCTAAATTGATTGCCTCTCGGCCATTGAAATTGGGGTGGAACGCTAGATGTAGAGTAGGGAAATGATGGCCTAGCTGGTCTATTAGAAAAACGAGGCTTACACTCACCTTGGGGTGGTGTAAACTGCCTGGTAAACCTAGCCCTCTTGGACTGACCCCTTTCTATCTCTTGTGCCCTTCTTCTCTGTTTTTGATCCTCCAATTTCAGTGCAAAAGCTTGCATTGCTGCTATATCCATGTCTTTATTTAAAGAAGCAATAGTACAATCTCTAACCAGATACAAATCCAATCTATCCACATATTGATGAACTCAATCCTCCATAGTAGCAACTATATTGGGAGCATACCTGAACAAGGAATTAAATTGGAGACTGTACTCTCTCACGCTCATACCC
Proteins encoded in this window:
- the LOC125863669 gene encoding uncharacterized protein LOC125863669, translated to MAPYEALYGRKYRSPIGSYEIIRRVGQVAYELELPQELSAVLSVFHVSMLRKCVGDPSYITPIEDVQVTGDLTYEEVPIAILDRQVKTLRNKKMASVKLLWRNQQVEEVMREVEEVMKSKYPYLFEPKGEVQGAEWGN